TTTTTGAGATAATAATTAAGTAAATATCTCGCTGTGCactagttttaatatttttggaaaCTCTAAATTCAACATCTAGTAGGAagtaaaaatagtttaatagaCAATGACAGTCCATTGGACcattaaacaaaaagataatCATAAGAATAGAGCATCGAGCGACGAATTTTTTGTAACTTGGATCAGAAATTCAAAAAGCATAAAGAGATGATAATAATagtcatattataaaaatatatatcttggaATTATGAAAGAAATAAGAAGAGAAAACACATGGCTAAGTATAATGGCCTGTCTCTGTTCCTTATCTCTTTACTTGCACACTCTCCAGGTCCCTCACTGCCCCTTATTGgacctctctctcttcctctctcgtGTTTAAATTCTTCTCCTCTGATTCTCATTTGTTTCCACACTTTTGTCTACTAATTCTAACACCAATAATTCCACTCCCATACCATAACCACACATCAACcgaccaaagaaaaaaaaaacaaaccattCTTGATGACGAAGAGAAGCCATCAAGAAACTTCTGTAGAAGAAGTTCTTTCAATGGGTAAGAAGCTAGAAGACGATAATAACATGGACGAGTTTCTATCTGCTTTAGGGTACAAGGTTCGATCTTCCGACATGGCGGACGTCGCACAGAAGCTCGAGCAGCTTGAAGTTGTTCTGTCCAACGATGATGTTCTTGACTCTAATGCATTAAACGACACCGTTCATTACAATCCCTCTGATCTCTCCAGCTGGGCCGAAACCATGCTCTCGGAGCTTAACTACTACCCGCCTTCTCTGGATCTTGACCCGACCCGGATGTGCAACCTAACACCATTCTCAGATGACAACGAGTGTTCCAGCACTACCAGCGACAACAGCAGCAAGAGGATCCGACTCGGTCCCTGGTGTGACTCAAGCGAGTCAACTCGACCCGTGGTAATGCTCGGCGTTGACTCGCAGGAGACAGGAGTCAGACTCGTCCAGGCCCTGGTGGCGTGCGCCGAGGCGGTCCAGCAGGAGAATCTGATCCTCGCCGACGCGCTCGTGAAACGCGTGGGATCACTCGCGACTTCTCAGGCGGGAGCGATGGGGAAAGTCGCCACCTACTTCGCCGAGGCGCTCGCTCGTCGGATCTACCGGATCCGCCCTTCCTCCCCCGCCGTTGATCCTTCTTTCGAAGAGATTCTCCGGATGCACTTCTACGAGTCGTGCCCTTACCTGAAGTTCGCGCATTTCACGGCCAATCAAGCCATTCTAGAAGCAGTCGCGACGGCGCGTGGCGTCCACGTAATCGATCTCGGGATAAACCAAGGGATGCAGTGGCCGGCGTTAATGCAAGCTCTAGCTCTCCGTCCCGGAGGTTCTCCGTCGTTCCGTCTCACCGGCGTTGGAGGTCCGTCGGAGGGAGATGGGATTCAGCAGTTAGGTTGGAAGCTAGCTCAGCTGGCTCAAGCCATCGGCGTTGAATTCGAATTCAAAGGCTTAACCGTAGAGAGGTTAACCGATCTCGAACCGGAAATGTTCGAGACCAGACCGGAATCGGAGACTTTAGTGGTTAATTCGGTTTTTGAGCTCCATCCGGTTTTAGCTCGTCCCGGTTCGATTAAAAAACTGTTAGCTACTGTTAAGGCGGTTAAACCGAGCATCGTAACGGTTGTGGAACAAGAAGCGAACCACAACGGCGTCGTTTTCTTAGAACGGTTTAACGAGGCGCTTCACTACTACTCGAGCTTGTTTGACTCGCTAGAGGACGGAGTTATAATACCGAGTCAAGACCGAGTAATGTCGGAGGTTTACTTAGGGAGACAGATCCTGAACGTGGTGGCTGCTGAAGGAACCGATCGGATCGAGCGGCACGAGACGCTGGATCAGTGGCGGAAACGGATGGGATCCGCCGGGTTTGACCCGGTTAGTCTCGGATCAGACGCGTTTAAGCAAGCGAGTTTGTTACTGGCGCTATCCGGCGGCGGAGATGGGTATAGAGTGGAGGAGAACGACGGAAGTCTAATGCTTGCGTGGCAGACGAAACCGCTTATTGCTGCATCGGCGTGGAAAGTCGGCGACGTCACGGCGGAGTGGCGGCGGTAGAGGATTACGACATAcgtcagaaaaaaaaacgtttttcttaaaatataaggAAATAAAAATTGCAATTCGTAacctttattttcttgttttactgtGACTTACCCCACTAGTTTCGTTCGATGACTATTTCGCCCATAATTTTCTCCCGCATTTTCCGTACTTTTTTAATACCATTGGGCCCAGTTGTCGTCGAGATTCGAGAACGAGGAAAATGTGTGTATGTAAGCACGAGCTAGTGTTTTTCTTCAATAATAAAATGAAGAATTGACGTTATTTAAttgcacctcctcctcctcaaagaTGTGGTAACGCATGCAAAGGACTTTGGAGCGACTCGGTTATTTAATAGAGGCTAAAAACGTTAGGGGAGATGAAGAAAGCTAACCTCTCTTGAGTCTTGAGTTTACTGAAAAGCCGGAGTCCAGCCTCTACTTTTCGGTTTTGATGTCTGAATTGTCGGCTTTTGATCAGATGGGGTGAACGGTTTTTTGCTTAGAAATGTGTAAAATAGAAACTACAAACATATCTTGAATTTGTCCCCTACAAAACAATATCTTCAATTActggagcaaaaaaaaaacagttattaGACGGTggcttattattattttctttttgatagaTAGACGGTGGCTTATTACCACTCTAAAAATACATATGATGTATATGTAATAtgttcataaaaatatttattattactgCATGCCATAAATTTTTAATCATGTTTACTTGTCAGAGGATCACTATAGGTCGGACTCACCAGGAGAACTAACTCGTTCTTGAACCAGGCACCCGAATCATCTATCAGTGCTTTTTTGCATGGATCAATGTCTTGAACTCTTAACATGAACATCAAAATGATGGTTTGGTATGTATACTTAACAAGAAGTAAAAGACAGATAAAATAACATACGTTTTACTTGGAAGGGTCACTAGAAACGCACGTTCTTGCAAGTGCGTCAAGCTCTTCTCCATGTTATTGTTCTAATGTGTTAGGCTGATATTCTGATCTTGGATTCGCTTGAAGTACTTCGACTTTGAGTTAAATTAAAGAaactttgaagaagaagaaacattttAGCGAAACATAAAAAAAGGTCATTCACCTCACATCGCAATGATCACATTGAATTTGTAggatttaaaataaattcacTTACAAAAAGGAGTAAGAGCAACAAACTTTTTATGACAATGCTTAGAACCAAATATCTCATATTGAAAAGGTATTAGACATTCTCAAACGAAAGACAATGATAAGtactattttagaaaattttggcaACATCCTTCATAACTCCACAATTGGCACTTGCAAAATCGGTGAATTCTTGATACGATATGTTTCCATCACCGTCAGTATCAATTTCAGTCATCATACGATTCACGTCATCGTGAGTCACTGAGACAAGTTTCTCGAGAGCTTCTTCGAGTTCAGCTGCTGAGATTTTACCATCGCCGTTAGCATCAAATTTCTTGAAAATACGGTTGTGCTCGACTTTCTCTGTCGCATCAGCCATAATGTGTAAGTTTCTTCGTTTAACTTTCTTTTGGTCGAGGAATAAAgaattatcaaattatataaacacTTATGTGACAAAATTAAAAAAGGTTTGAGGATATGCTTTTAGTTAGGAACTTTTGGAGGAATAACACTAAACAAAGCAATTGAAAGCAAACAGTCCGAATATAAACTAATCTTTCAAGGTGGTTTGTCTGCGAATTCgcggatataaatattaaataaaatatatattatatatacaatataagaaatttgaataataattagaaacatttaaaatattattttaaatttaaatagtttgaaaatctaaaatctCAATACTGTTTTTAGTAACATAAAATTTAGtaataattcaataatattaatttaagtcattaaaatatttatttttatgattttgattaaatgattaataaactCATGATCAgtgaaccaattttttttttaaatcacttTATAATCATCGTATTATCTTATCTATTATCTCATTTAATTTTTGATAGTTTGTTTCCACGTCTCCATATTCCTTGTTTTGTTTGAATGTGTATTCATTTTTAAGTGTTAATTCTAAGAATCTCATGTAGATCACTgatattttgaatgttttggTACATGAGTGAAAATGTAGAGAATCCATCTTTCGATAACATAGATTGTAatagaattagaaaaaaaaatacagatctAAATATCTATTAAccaataacaataatttttattcAGAATTTAAGAATCCGGTAACCAATAACAAAggattatgaaaattttaaaaatctttagaaatccGCCTCGCAATAAACTCTCTTAATTTTGATGCAAATTAATTTTCAGTTGTAAAAATCATAGATACGACTATATTTTTCTCTTAATCAGAACACTACTTAATACAATTAAAAGTACTATATTAAgctattaattttaaatgtatagATTCACCCATTCTACTCCGTTAATGTAGTTGTTTTCCAGTACCACATAAAAGAGGTTATTGTAGTTATCACTGCTTTTGGTGCTTCATTGGTTTCACCAGAAACTGATAAAGAAATGGGACTGTTCTCAAGCCTCTTTCTACTCTTTCACCCAAATGTTGAATCTCTCGCTTAGCATCATCAACCCGTTGTTTTAGCTGAAGAACCTGAGGAAAATAGTGTAACGTTAATTTAATCAGCAAGTAATCATCAATGTTGACGTCTATTAAGATATAAATAATTCTTTTGAGcaactaataattatattaaggACTTAGGAAGGGTTTTTTTAGCCCAAGGACCAGTCCAATGAGAGTTCAGATACAATAGAGTGGGCTTCTAAGGCATGTTTAGCTAAAGAATCAGCAGTCATGTTCTGGGAACAAGGGATATGCTGGAAATACATAGAGACAAACTCAGAGGAAGCTTGATCGATGTCGTTTAAAACACCATAGACTTTCTTGTAATGTAGTTTGTTGTTAATAGCTCTGATGAGCGTTGAACAATCGGAGAAGAAAGTGATGCTGGAGATTCTTGCTTCAATAGCGCTTTCGATTCCTATTTGGAGAGCTAGGCTTTCAGCCGGGGGAAGCTACGTTTTTGATGATTTGGGATCCCGATCGGGGAGCTCGGGGTGGTGGTCCATCCACGATCCATGCGATTCCTGCTCTGTTTGTGGCTGCATCCCAGACTGCGTCTACTGAGCACGAGAGCGGTGTGAGAAACCTCACTTCTCGGTGGCGATCGATTCTGGAGGTAGATGTAGCTAGGTTTGTCGATTTTTCTACAGACTGGGCTTGATCCCATTCTCTAGCAGATGCTAATCCTTTTGTTGCAATTTCTATAGGGCGGTTTGTCTTGTTTTCGAAGATGAGTTTGTTTCTAGCGCTCCAGGTGGCCCAATACACCCAAGAGAGGATGTTGATCCTGATTCCAATTGGTGGGAGGCATAAGTTCTTCCTGAGCAGGACCAGCGCGCTCTGCAAATCCAGATTTTCAGCTATGTGAACTGATTGTCTGAGGGGGATGTGTTGCCATACTTGTGTTCTTTTAGTGGATCtcctttataaattatttatatcttaatttctaaCTTTTATAGTAAGAAATATTATATCTGgataacacaatatatatatggattatcttattttttaaaaaaatatttatgcaatataacattaattttgttttaaaatatataataaattatataaaaattcattaaggtaACAATGACTTTAACCGCTTTAATTTTTACCGTGAGAGTTTGAATGCAAAAAATTACTTTGCACCTAATAGTATAGATAGGATGTGACCTGGtctttcataaaaatataattgaagtTTTAAAAGTACTTTAACATTATATGCAAAATGCTTTCAACTTTAGACCGTGTGTTTATGCGAAGTACTTGAGAGAAGAAAAATTAGTTCCGAGTGGCCTCTTATGGGGCTGTCTTTGGAGCAGTAGAGGGCATGCTCCTCGTTCTTATTgctaaagaagaagatgaaacgtCGAAGGGAATATTATGGGTCCTGCATGGAGGAGACGATTCGTTAAGTGCACGCAGGGCGCCTGATTTTTTAGAGGTTAGAAGCAAGGAAAAAATTTTGGCTCCAAAAGTGATATTATGGTGGTTTGAAGTTCGAACACATGATCTTGACCAATGAATAAGCATACTAAACCACTGGACTAACAATGATTCTTGTCAAAATGGCccctaaattatttataaatattttgaccTCAAGCACATGATTGACCAGTTTGTGGTCAAGCACAGCCCTGGGTACACGTGCGCCATCTCTTTGCATGGAAAGAATGGCGGTGGCTCTAGACGGTGTAAGTGCTCAGTTAAAACATTTCCGGGCCGGCTCGTGTTGGTATTATTCTAAGAAAATTATGATTCTCAAACATGTAGATAAGAAAATGAATAGGTTACAtggatatacatatatatgcttTGTTTTTAGGTACTTCATTTAACTAAATCTATTGTGTTCTCTGATAAGTTATTAACAATACCATATGAGGATTACTCAGCATAGACTTGAAAGAGAAAAATCTTAGTCGTCTCACGTGGACAGTCgatatgatatgataatatAAGTCGGGAGAACAAATAAAAAGCGTAACGTAATAGAGTTTCATAGCTCAGTTCCAACAGTTTCAAGCCACATGTTTAGTCACCTTTGTGCTTGACACGACACGTGTCTATAATCTCGACACctctttaaattttcaaaattgagATAATAAAATAACGAGCAGCCGAcctaaaattataatatctgcTACATAATTCAAAATAATAGCAAACCGACGACCCTACgtggaaagaaaagaaataaattaatcatacaATATCATTCGTCTATATAAAGATCCTCCTCTAGTTTTACTCtcaacaaatcacaatcattCTCCACTCTTTCTTTGAATCTGCAAAAATAAGTAATGGCGTTTCCTTCGTGTGTTCAGTGCGGGACGAGACAAAACCCGTGTAGGTGCAAAGTGGTGGGACCGACGCTAGGGTTCGTGGCTTTTCTGGTGACCGGAGTCATCGAATGGCCAGTTGGTGCGGTGGTTTACATCTTTAAACATAGCAAGGGTCGGCGTATAATGGGACATCCAGCCACTGTGGTTTATCCTAAAGTCTCGAGATCTATTCCCATTTGACTTTGTCTTCGTGATTATACTACTAGTACTACTATGTATGTCTTTGGTTGTTAACTAATGTTTTTCCTCCTTTTTAATTTGTAATAAAAGTTCCGAATCCAAGTCTGGATTAGTTTCTGATATGTGTAACCCAACTAAAGATTTACGTTTATGTTTGTATTTGTATACACACGTACGTGAAagcaaataaaatattgtaatgGACTCAAATGAGATAttagtataaattttatatgatcaGGACAAGTGTCGCTACATCACAGAACGTTAATTCTTTAATCAAAGCCCATTGCCATATCATTACAAGAAACTATATAAAAAGAACTGAGATAGCGCGGGAGAATCAGTTACTgttgtaataatattttcagCATCATAGCCGTCGCTTAAAAAAGGCTATTGACGACAGAAGAAGATGTTCTTGCTGCGAAGAGTCTCTCCCCTGTTCTCTATCCTAGTCTTTTAATGttacgtttttttttctgttggaAAATGTTTATGAAACTGTGGTAGGAAGCTACATAAATGGTATTAGTCTTACATAGGACCTAACATGAGAAAAATGGTATAAAGCTAGAATTGTTGAaatttgtttgattcatttggtTTTTATATGTTGCTCCTTAAGTAATGTAATGATCAGTTTCGTATCATAATCATCACTAAAGAACGATTGCACCATCTGTTATGCACAAACTTTCGCTGACTATATTATTGTTGTTCATTTGGGAACTACAAACAAAAGATTGATTTACATTGAGATTGGTTGGGAAGACTGGCGGTCTTGATCTAGGATTCCTTGtattttcattgattttaaTATCAATGAATTGCTTATAAGGTAGAGTCTGAAATTATTGGTTACTAGTGATGTTCATGGCTCTGTATTTAGTTGGTTTCAATGTCTTGCAGGAACTCTCTATCATATGCGACGTGAAGACTACAAACGAAGCAACTGATAAGTACTTAGACAAGTTGTTTGAGTTTGAAGAGAAACCAAAGTACAGAACAATCTAAGCGCTGTTGAAATCTGAAAACGAACCTGAGGAGCTTTCACCAGGCAAAGAGGCGAGGAAGCTTGCTGTTGAGAACGCGCTGAAGAAACTGAACAAAGGGCCTGACGGGCGCTACACAAACGTGTGGGAAATGATGAGTGATGTAGACGTTTTGATTGGAGCGTTTGAGAACATTATCTCAGGGCCTGAATATGAAGAGCTGAGAAAAAGTGTACCCAAGAGACTGAACATGCAGTTCTTCAAGTATGTACAAACTCGCATGAGAGATTCACACCTGAGATTAAGTTGAGGCCCAAGAGTAAACTAGTGCCTAGGAAGAAATGGCAGAAGGCACAGTCCAGAAGAAGGAAAGTTAAGAAGCGGTTGCTTGTTCAAAGATATTGATGGATTAAAAAGTAACATCATATTGACAGATTCATTCTTAATGATTCAAGTACCAAATCTATTTCCTGTAATTGTGTTGATTCAAAATGTATCATACAACTGTAAGAGCCTTATGACTGTTTCATCCTGATGCCAATCCTGTAAATTATCGGTACCGTGATTAAGCAGCTTTACTTTGGAGTGATTCTGGACCTTTTTAGTATTCCTTCTTCTAAAGAAAGAAGCTTTGAAGGAAAAGCTAGAGATGCTTTGGTCCCTATTGGACATTTTTTTGTGGGGGAGGGGAAGAATACAGCTTTATGagcttttgatcttcaaaagcTTTGGTGTTCAAAAGTTGGAACTTGTAATGTTGACACTCTCTTGCCTTTTGAAGCTTATATtctaaaacaaaatacataaagcaatttgcttaacaaatcacaAGATGCTGATTTTTGGGTCTCTTCCTAATATtcctttatttataaaattatataattgtcaAAGTTACCATTCTAGTCCAACAGAAATTAGACAAATTCACCAACATTTACTGCTTAATTGTTCCATTATGCTACCAATATTCACCTCTTAAGATTCCATTTAGCCTTATGGTTATTGTTTTGACTTCATGGAAGCTCACTccaccaaaacaaacaaaaatatattctcTTTGCGTAAAGCATAAAGATATTTTGCAGACGTGAAAAGTATTATTAAGCTTCTGGTTTAGAGCTAGGTCATCCATAATAGATATATCATAATACCACTTTGCCATATTTGGTTTACCATGTTTAGAACGTTAGAACATGTGTGAAAATATGTCTCTATAATTTATTACATAGTTTATACATGACCTTTTCTGTATTATGAGAATAGTTGCAACTTGCAAAAGTAGA
Above is a window of Brassica napus cultivar Da-Ae chromosome A10, Da-Ae, whole genome shotgun sequence DNA encoding:
- the LOC106387101 gene encoding probable calcium-binding protein CML29, translating into MADATEKVEHNRIFKKFDANGDGKISAAELEEALEKLVSVTHDDVNRMMTEIDTDGDGNISYQEFTDFASANCGVMKDVAKIF
- the LOC106387732 gene encoding DELLA protein RGL3-like, with the protein product MTKRSHQETSVEEVLSMGKKLEDDNNMDEFLSALGYKVRSSDMADVAQKLEQLEVVLSNDDVLDSNALNDTVHYNPSDLSSWAETMLSELNYYPPSLDLDPTRMCNLTPFSDDNECSSTTSDNSSKRIRLGPWCDSSESTRPVVMLGVDSQETGVRLVQALVACAEAVQQENLILADALVKRVGSLATSQAGAMGKVATYFAEALARRIYRIRPSSPAVDPSFEEILRMHFYESCPYLKFAHFTANQAILEAVATARGVHVIDLGINQGMQWPALMQALALRPGGSPSFRLTGVGGPSEGDGIQQLGWKLAQLAQAIGVEFEFKGLTVERLTDLEPEMFETRPESETLVVNSVFELHPVLARPGSIKKLLATVKAVKPSIVTVVEQEANHNGVVFLERFNEALHYYSSLFDSLEDGVIIPSQDRVMSEVYLGRQILNVVAAEGTDRIERHETLDQWRKRMGSAGFDPVSLGSDAFKQASLLLALSGGGDGYRVEENDGSLMLAWQTKPLIAASAWKVGDVTAEWRR
- the LOC106387731 gene encoding uncharacterized protein LOC106387731, translating into MAFPSCVQCGTRQNPCRCKVVGPTLGFVAFLVTGVIEWPVGAVVYIFKHSKGRRIMGHPATVVYPKVSRSIPI